CTCGCGTGCAAGACATTGGGAAGCCGCCAGGCAGCGAAGCATGTCGGGAGTCTTATGTCCCTCTTTGAAATTGCGCCCGTTAATCGTGCGGTTTTGGAGGGGGCTCTTCGATCCCGATTTGCGGATTTCGAAGACGCAGTGATTCATGAGGCCGCAATACATGCCGGCACGCAGGCACTGGTTACCCGCAACTCTAATGACTTCAAGAAGGCTAAGATCCCGGTCTATTCACCTGACGAGCTGCTCCGAGTCCTGGCAGTGAATCCGCAACCTGAATAGCCTGTGTAAACAAACACGGGCGTATGGATCAGGCAAACAGATTGCCCGACGGGGCTTCATGAGCACGACATGGCGGCCGTCTGAAACCCGCAAAACCGGTTGCGACCAGCGCCATGTGTTGTACGGCGCGGTTCGTGAACCGCCCCTACACGACCACCTCTGCTCTTCATAGATTGGAGACAGCGTCCGGGTCGCGCAGCGACAAGAGGTGATTTCCGGCCCGAGAGTAGCCCCGACAGTCGTTGGTGGGGCAGTGCCTTGAGAACAGCCCCTCCTGTTCCTTCGGAACCCGGACGCAGTGGCGTCCGGGCCACCCGCCAGCCCAAGGGGCTGCAAGGGCACGGCATGTCGTGCCCCTACCATTTCCGTCCCTTGCTTGTTTGCACGGTGGGCCGGGATTAGCACTGCTGGACAAGCCAGCAGTGGCACCCGGAGGAAAAGGATTTTCCGCAGCGCCCTCTAAAAGCCTCGATATTCGGCTCACTGAGGGGCGTTCGCTAGCAGCGAACGCCCCTCAGTGAGAGATATAGAGTTTTTTGAAGGGGGTCCGGGGGAAAGCTTTTTTGCACAAAAAAGTTTCCCCCGGATATCTTCCTCTCTTCTCTTCTTTCTCTAATCCTTCTTCAAGTATTCGTGGGCGGTGTTGCGGAGGCCTTTGTTCTGGAGCATGTGGAAGGTGCGCATTCGCTTGACGTGGAGGGGGTTGAGCGAGCCCAGCGGGATATAGATCACGCGTTTGCCCATGCTTTTGGCTAGCTTTTTCCAACGCAAGGCAGGGGGCTTCTTCGCGACGTATACTATGCCGGTCTTTTCCGAATAGGCTATTCCCGCGACCAAAAGCCGTTCGTGCCGCGTGGGGACGAAATCGAAGTCCGGATCCATCCATACGTCGAACATCCTCAGCGGAGGGTACGACATTACGAACCCGCCATATTCCATTCGGCTGATTCCAGGGCCGATGATTTCGGCTCCAGGCAGCGTTGAGTAGAAGGCCATGTCCGATTCCTGAGAATGTTCCCCGAGCCATGTCATCTGGAACGGATAATGGATGAACTTCTCGTCGTCGTCGAATACCACCACAATAGATCCGAATTCCAGCCCGCCTTGATCTTCGGTTTTTACATAGATTCGGTTCTCATAGAACCTGCGTAACATCTCTCGGATGTCCGGTCCGCCTCCGAAGTCTGCCACAAAGGGTTCGGCGTCGGTGTGAGCGGATTGGAGAAGATGGTTGGCATGCTTCATGAGCGTGAAGCCCCAGCGTTCCACCTCCACGTCTTCCGGCGGAAATGAGCAGATGTCCACTTCACGGGGATCAGCGGTCTCCCATTTGCGCTTGAGATGCTCCTTCCACTTGGTATCCCCAACCGCCTTCATGCGATATTTTTTTGACGCGTGGAAAAGCGACCGGAGCTTCTTGTGCAGGACGATCTTGTGCCCGTGAAACATGAGGTTGTCTTCGTCGAGCAGAACCGCGGAAGGGTCCATAGGATCGTTGGCCCAAGCATAGTCGGACACGAATTCGTGAACGTGATACGCGAAATCCTCGTCCATGGCCGCTCGCGCGGAGGCAACCAGATGATAAAGGTCGGGCAGTATCTCACCCTTGAACGCAAGCCATTTCCTGAGAAATTTCGCCCAGGTTAATCGAACATATTCCGGCACTTCCTGCCGCGTCAGCCGGCTGAAATACGCGGCGGATTCGACCATAAGAGACAGGATCAGCTCATGACGGTTCTCCGGCGGTGGCTCCTCCGGGTTCTTGCGCCAGTTCTCGAATGCCTCGGTTATCTTGGGTATCTCGCTGAAGCCCTTCTTCAATGAATCAGGGTGCAGCGGCGCGACCACAGCCGCGGACACACCGGTTTTCATCAAAGGGAGCGCTTGAGGCTGGTCGAACCTGGCCATGATGCCGGGAACATGGCCGAGCCCGCCCACGAAAAGGACCTTGTCGTACTCCTTGGAGGCTTCCTGTAATCGAGCCGCCATGAAGGTTTCTCGCAGCGAGTTGTCTTCGTCGTTTTGGAGGGGCTGCTTGGATTCCGACCGCAGGATATCCAGAAAGGTCTTCTGTCCAATGCGGTCTATCAGATAGGCGTCGGGAACGCGATCGTTGAAGAGAGGGTAGCGCAACGGCAAAGGGTCGATGAATCTGAGAGGCGTTTCCGTTTCCAGGGCGCACCGAACGGCCTCCTGCACCCCGTCTGCACCCTCCATAATGAGAACCGCGTTCTCCTTTGCAGCGGTCTCGTAGAGAATAACCGAATGGTGAGGCAACTGCCGCACGGCAGATGCGATTTCATTGCGCAGAGCATGTGGAAGCTCCACGCAGATGCAATCCGGCTTTTCGTTTCTGATGAACGTGTTCACCAGGACCGAAAACTCAATCCGGTAATGGAGGACCCCTATGAGGGTGATATTGCGGACCTTGACGAGATCAGACCAGTTTTGGCCCATCAAGTGCGGCACGATTCTCTCCTGTTACTTGCAGGATTGACTGGTCAAGGGCTTTCCGCTCACCCAGTCTAGGGCTTGTTTTAAGTAGCCTGTGAGCATATCGGGCAATATTGAGGCCGTCGCGAACGCTCAAGTCTTCGTCTCTTACGTGTGATTGCTGAAGAACATCAACCACTTGTCGGATGAGTTCATCTGAAGGGCCGTCCAGCTTGCCTCTTAGAATGCGGAACTCCTCGTCTCTACTGGGGAAGTCCATGGTTATGGCCGGCTGCAACCTCGAGTGGATATACTCCGGCACCTCGAAAGTGGAAGCATCCTCGTTCATCGTCACGCATACCCGGAACTCGGGCCTGGCTTTGATTTCTACCCCTGCCACGATGGAATAGACACTGCGGCGCATGTCCAAGAGCGGCGCGATGGAAGCCCAACTCTTTTCACTCATGCGGTTGCCTTCGTCCAACAGGCAGATTCCGCCTCGAACCATGGCCGTGACCAAAGGTGAAGCCATGTATCTGATCTTGCCGTTGTCTGCAATTACCGGCGAAACGATGAGGTCCTCGGGCTTGGTGTCAACCGTGCACTGGGTGATGTAAAGGTCCTGTTTCATTCTCTTGGCAGCGGTTATCGCCAGGGAGGTCTTCCCGACCCCTGGTTTGCCCAATATTCTGGGTTGCATAGGCGGATCGATTCCGTCATCCGACCAGGCGGCCAAGAGCTGAGTCAACGGCTCTTTCATTCCCACCCATTCCACTTCGAGCGCGGGCGGGTCCATCAAATGGATTTCAATACCTTTAACTGTAATCTTGTCCAATGTTTGATGCATCATGTTCCTATTTTATCCTTTTCCCGCCGCGTATGACAGGAACTCAGGCATTGCTTCGCTAGAGATCAAATCGCAAATAAATTCTAGGGGACTGGGCACAAGCTGTCAACCTAGCTGGAGCGGGGGTAGTGGGTCAGTTTCTAGTTCGTTTCCCTGGATTTCCGCAACGGGGCGTGGCATTCTCATCGGGACATCCCTAGTCGCTGGAGGAGAGTGAAGTGGAGTATGCGCCACATTTGGCGAAGCTGTTGGAGGGCGTTGAGGCTTGGAACGCGTGGCGGGAAGCCAATCCTGAGATAAAACCCATCCTTCATGGGGTTGATTTATCGCCACAAAATCTCACTGGAACATCGCTCTATGCCCGAGACGATCTTGACGGCCACCCGTATGCTAAACTTCAGAATGTGAATCTTGCGGGGGCTACCCTTACTAGCTCGAATCTTCAATTCGTAAACCTTTGTCGAGCTAATCTGCGGGGGGCATTCCTGACTTATTCGAACATTCAGTTTGCCAAGTTCGGTGCTGCTTGCCTCCAAAAGGCGCATTTCGGGTGGGGAGACATTAGGAATGCAAGCTTTGGTGATGCGGATCTCCAGCGAGCATATTTCGAGGACGCGGATTTGAGCGGTTCCGATTTTCGAAAGGCGAACCTCCAGGGCGCAATCCTTCGAGGCTCAAAACTTTGCGGTGCAAACTTAGGCGGAGCTAATGTCAGTGGTGCCGACTTCAAGCGAGCTGATTTGGAAGGCGCAAATGTAACCGGCGTGAATTTTTACCCTAATTCACGTCAACGTAAATTTCAGGGCATCCGAGCTGCAACCTGCTATGGCAATCAGATTTTCAGAAGTTTCGCGCAGGACCAGGATTACATCGAGACACTTCGTGCCACAGGGCTGTCGGGTGAGGTGAAATTCTGGCTATGGTGGCTCTTTGCTGATTGCGGTCGTTCATTTGTCCGCTGGGCTCTCTGGTCGTTAGGACTTGCTATCCTATTCGGATATATCTATTACTGGATGGGATCCTCCCATTTCAAGCTGGACCATTTGACCTTTGATTTCTTGTCCATGACTTATTACAGCGTGGTCACGTTCACCACTTTAGGCTTCGGAGATGTGAAACCCTGTACGCCGGAGGGAGCGGCAGTCGTCGTAATAGAGGTCATTCTCGGATACCTGATGCTAGGGGGCCTGATCTCGATTCTTGCAAACAAGATAGCTCGCCGCGCGTGAACTGCTTGACGTTTCAAACTGACCCACTACCGGAGCGGGCAGGAGGTTATACCCACCTGGAAAAAACTGTATTGGAAAGAAGCCGGCCTCTATCGGTCAAAGAAAGGACGGCTCCATTAAAGACAAAAAGCCCGGCGTCCGACAGGTCTCCGATGGATTCCATTACAAACGAAACTGCATCCACTCCGTACCGTCTTCCCAGGACCGCCAGGTCCATTCCTTTTACCAGCCGCAATCCCATAATGAGGGCATCCTTGAAACGGACTTCGGGGGGCAGCGCCGCTGAGGATTCAAAAGGCAGGTTTCCTGCATTCACAGCAGCTTCGTAGTCTGCCAGGGTCGCCACATTCGCGTACCGATCCCGACCTGTCATGCCGTGGGCTCCCATGCCGAGCCCCAGGAATACTTGATCCTGCCAATATTTCATGTTGTGGCGGGACTGGTAGC
The genomic region above belongs to Desulfomonile tiedjei and contains:
- a CDS encoding AAA family ATPase, translating into MHQTLDKITVKGIEIHLMDPPALEVEWVGMKEPLTQLLAAWSDDGIDPPMQPRILGKPGVGKTSLAITAAKRMKQDLYITQCTVDTKPEDLIVSPVIADNGKIRYMASPLVTAMVRGGICLLDEGNRMSEKSWASIAPLLDMRRSVYSIVAGVEIKARPEFRVCVTMNEDASTFEVPEYIHSRLQPAITMDFPSRDEEFRILRGKLDGPSDELIRQVVDVLQQSHVRDEDLSVRDGLNIARYAHRLLKTSPRLGERKALDQSILQVTGENRAALDGPKLV
- a CDS encoding PIN domain-containing protein, which codes for MKIIFDTNVVLDVLLDREPFSNPAAQLFSKVEKGELSGYLCATTITTVYYLACKTLGSRQAAKHVGSLMSLFEIAPVNRAVLEGALRSRFADFEDAVIHEAAIHAGTQALVTRNSNDFKKAKIPVYSPDELLRVLAVNPQPE
- a CDS encoding pentapeptide repeat-containing protein, yielding MEYAPHLAKLLEGVEAWNAWREANPEIKPILHGVDLSPQNLTGTSLYARDDLDGHPYAKLQNVNLAGATLTSSNLQFVNLCRANLRGAFLTYSNIQFAKFGAACLQKAHFGWGDIRNASFGDADLQRAYFEDADLSGSDFRKANLQGAILRGSKLCGANLGGANVSGADFKRADLEGANVTGVNFYPNSRQRKFQGIRAATCYGNQIFRSFAQDQDYIETLRATGLSGEVKFWLWWLFADCGRSFVRWALWSLGLAILFGYIYYWMGSSHFKLDHLTFDFLSMTYYSVVTFTTLGFGDVKPCTPEGAAVVVIEVILGYLMLGGLISILANKIARRA